A stretch of the Vitis vinifera cultivar Pinot Noir 40024 chromosome 16, ASM3070453v1 genome encodes the following:
- the LOC104882127 gene encoding flavonoid 3'-monooxygenase — MAELLQHPQTMQKFQEELEQVVGIENIVEESHLFQLPYLDAVIKEALRLHPPLPLLIPHSPSTSCIISGYTIPKGSRILVNAWAMQRDPEAWGHPLEFKPERFLEDAASADYQGNNFNFLPFGSGRRICAGLPLAERMLPYAAIWEDKG; from the coding sequence ATGGCAGAACTGCTTCAACACCCACAAACAATGCAAAAATTCCAAGAAGAATTGGAACAAGTAGTAGGAATTGAAAACATTGTAGAAGAGTCCCATCTCTTCCAACTCCCCTACTTGGATGCAGTCATAAAAGAAGCCCTCCGTTTGCATCCCCCGCTGCCCCTCCTAATCCCACACTCTCCTAGTACATCTTGCATCATTTCCGGGTACACTATCCCAAAGGGCTCGCGGATACTCGTCAATGCATGGGCGATGCAAAGGGACCCCGAGGCCTGGGGGCATCCACTGGAGTTTAAACCAGAGAGGTTCTTGGAAGATGCTGCAAGTGCTGACTACCAAGGCAACAATTTCAACTTTCTGCCATTTGGGTCAGGGAGGAGGATTTGTGCTGGCTTACCTCTAGCTGAGAGGATGCTGCCATATGCTGCCATATGGGAGGATAAGGGTTGA